Proteins from a genomic interval of Kitasatospora kifunensis:
- the pstA gene encoding phosphate ABC transporter permease PstA — MTTVQLTGTSAQAQAPAPVPGAAPPAPERRRKLGGVTRAEVGTLFAALAGSLALDWLLYERVLPFTGAQGFLIIWYLLFLGFSYALGVLQWPRLIVRERLVTLVAWSAGLLLAFLIIEQLGFLTVRGLPAAEHGNFFTQTMNRTSAVSGITSGGALHAVVGSLEQLGLATLFAVPLGIAAAVFMSEIGGRSARPVRTLVEAMTALPSIVAGLFVLGVVILTFGLQASGFAASIALAVMMMPIVTRAAEVVIRLVPGTLREASYALGGSQWRTVWNVVLPTARPGLATAVILGMARGVGETSPVLLTAGVASGFNGNPFVGHQMSLPLYIWNYVRQPYPDMVARGFAAGLTLMALVLVLFVTARLVGGRRPGELSRRQRRRLARQAAVRWAAVKWAVAKWASAR; from the coding sequence GTGACCACCGTCCAGCTCACCGGGACCTCGGCCCAGGCCCAGGCCCCGGCACCGGTGCCGGGCGCCGCGCCCCCGGCGCCCGAGCGCCGCCGCAAGCTCGGTGGGGTCACTCGCGCCGAGGTCGGCACCCTGTTCGCCGCCCTGGCCGGCTCGCTCGCGCTCGACTGGCTGCTCTACGAGCGCGTGCTGCCGTTCACCGGGGCGCAGGGCTTCCTGATCATCTGGTACCTGCTCTTCCTGGGCTTCAGCTACGCGCTCGGCGTGCTGCAGTGGCCCAGGTTGATAGTCCGCGAGCGGCTGGTCACCCTGGTCGCCTGGAGCGCCGGGCTGCTGCTGGCCTTTCTGATCATCGAACAGCTCGGCTTCCTGACCGTGCGCGGCCTGCCCGCGGCCGAGCACGGCAACTTCTTCACCCAGACCATGAACCGGACCTCCGCCGTCTCGGGGATCACCTCGGGCGGTGCACTGCACGCGGTGGTCGGCTCGCTCGAACAGCTGGGCCTGGCCACGCTCTTCGCGGTGCCGCTGGGGATCGCGGCGGCCGTCTTCATGTCCGAGATCGGCGGTCGCTCGGCCCGGCCGGTGCGCACCCTGGTCGAGGCGATGACGGCGCTGCCGTCCATCGTCGCGGGCCTGTTCGTGCTCGGCGTGGTGATCCTCACCTTCGGCCTGCAGGCCAGCGGCTTCGCCGCCTCGATCGCGCTGGCCGTGATGATGATGCCGATCGTCACCCGGGCCGCCGAGGTGGTGATCCGGCTGGTCCCCGGCACGCTGCGGGAGGCCTCCTACGCGCTGGGCGGCAGCCAGTGGCGCACCGTGTGGAACGTGGTGCTGCCGACCGCCCGTCCGGGCCTGGCCACCGCCGTGATCCTCGGCATGGCGCGCGGCGTGGGCGAGACCTCGCCGGTGCTGCTCACCGCGGGGGTCGCCTCGGGGTTCAACGGCAACCCGTTCGTCGGCCACCAGATGAGCCTGCCGCTGTACATCTGGAACTACGTCCGCCAGCCCTACCCGGACATGGTGGCGCGCGGCTTCGCCGCCGGACTCACCCTGATGGCGCTGGTGCTGGTGCTCTTCGTCACCGCCCGGTTGGTCGGCGGCCGGCGCCCGGGCGAGCTCAGCCGCCGCCAGCGCCGCAGGCTCGCCCGGCAGGCGGCCGTCAGGTGGGCGGCCGTCAAGTGGGCGGTGGCCAAGTGGGCGTCCGCCCGGTGA
- the pstC gene encoding phosphate ABC transporter permease subunit PstC translates to MTSAPSFAPPPPPPGSATDSPELDRPRAITAPATRGDLVFRIVLRLAGYSVFAIMGLIAAFLLIRGTDAFRATGWSFLTTEKWSPAAHVFGIAAVLPDGVLIALVALVFAVPVSLTAALFISEYAPVRLRRTLITMVDLMAAVPSIIYGLWGFFFLQPRILGVVRWMARHLGNVVPFLKVRTGDIGTSYTSSTFIAGLVVALMIIPIITSLSREVFAQAPQGEREGAYALGSTRWGMVRSVVLPFGRGGVIGAVMLGFGRAMGETIAVALIISPAFKFTGHVLEAGANSISALIALRFSESDGLSLSALMAAGLVLFALTLVVNVLAGIVVARSRSGAATAD, encoded by the coding sequence ATGACTTCCGCACCGTCCTTCGCACCCCCGCCGCCCCCGCCGGGGTCGGCGACCGACTCCCCCGAGCTCGACCGCCCGCGCGCCATCACCGCCCCCGCCACCCGTGGTGACCTGGTCTTCCGGATCGTGCTGCGGCTGGCCGGCTACTCGGTCTTCGCCATCATGGGGCTGATCGCCGCCTTCCTGCTGATCCGCGGGACCGATGCGTTCCGGGCCACCGGCTGGTCCTTCCTGACCACCGAGAAGTGGAGCCCGGCCGCGCACGTCTTCGGCATCGCGGCCGTGCTGCCGGACGGCGTGCTGATCGCCCTGGTGGCGCTGGTCTTCGCGGTGCCGGTCTCGCTGACCGCGGCGCTCTTCATCTCCGAGTACGCGCCGGTGCGGCTGCGTCGCACGCTGATCACCATGGTCGACCTGATGGCGGCCGTGCCGAGCATCATCTACGGCCTGTGGGGATTCTTCTTCCTGCAGCCGCGGATCCTGGGAGTGGTCCGCTGGATGGCGCGGCACCTGGGCAACGTGGTGCCCTTCCTCAAGGTGCGCACCGGCGACATCGGCACCTCCTACACCTCCTCCACCTTCATCGCCGGCCTGGTGGTGGCGCTGATGATCATCCCGATCATCACCTCGCTCAGCCGTGAGGTCTTCGCCCAGGCGCCGCAGGGCGAGCGGGAGGGCGCGTACGCGCTGGGCAGTACCCGCTGGGGGATGGTCCGCTCGGTGGTGCTGCCGTTCGGCCGCGGCGGGGTGATCGGCGCGGTGATGCTGGGCTTCGGGCGGGCGATGGGGGAGACCATCGCGGTCGCCCTGATCATCTCCCCGGCCTTCAAGTTCACCGGCCACGTGCTGGAGGCGGGGGCCAACTCGATCTCGGCGCTGATCGCGCTGCGCTTCAGCGAGTCCGACGGCCTCTCGCTCTCCGCGCTGATGGCGGCCGGCCTGGTGCTCTTCGCGCTCACCCTGGTGGTCAACGTGCTGGCGGGCATCGTGGTCGCCCGTTCCCGCTCCGGCGCCGCGACGGCGGACTGA